One genomic segment of Fundulus heteroclitus isolate FHET01 chromosome 10, MU-UCD_Fhet_4.1, whole genome shotgun sequence includes these proteins:
- the LOC110368128 gene encoding serine/threonine-protein phosphatase alpha-2 isoform, whose protein sequence is MAEADKLNIDSIIQRLLEVKGSRPGKNVQLTENEIRGLCLKSREIFLSQPILLELEAPLKICGDVHGQYYDLLRLFEYGGFPPESNYLFLGDYVDRGKQSLETICLLLAYKIKYPENFFLLRGNHECASINRIYGFYDECKRRYNIKLWKTFTDCFNCLPVAAIVDEKIFCCHGGLSPDLQSMEQVRRVMRPTDVPDQGLLCDLLWADPDKDVLGWGENDRGVSFTFGADVVTKFLHRHDMDLICRAHQVVEDGYEFFAKRQLVTLFSAPNYCGEFDNAGAMMSVDETLMCSFQILKPADKKLFYGGGGGMGSGRPVTPPRKAKK, encoded by the exons ATGGCGGAAGCCGACAAGTTGAACATCGACTCCATTATACAGCGCCTGCTCGAAG TGAAAGGATCTCGCCCCGGTAAAAACGTCCAGCTGACAGAGAACGAGATCCGCGGCCTCTGCCTGAAGTCCCGGGAGATCTTCCTCAGCCAGCCCATCCTGCTGGAGCTGGAGGCGCCCCTCAAGATCTGCG GCGACGTCCACGGTCAGTACTACGATCTGCTGAGGCTGTTTGAATACGGCGGCTTCCCGCCAGAGAGCAACTACCTGTTCCTGGGCGACTACGTGGACAGAGGCAAGCAGTCGCTGGAGACCATCTGCCTCCTCTTGGCCTACAAGATCAAATACCCAGAAAACTTTTTTCTGCTGAGGGGAAACCACGAGTGCGCCTCAATTAACAGAATATATGGCTTCTATGACGAGT gtaAAAGGCGCTACAACATAAAGCTGTGGAAGACCTTCACCGACTGCTTCAACTGCTTGCCCGTGGCGGCCATCGTTGACGAGAAGATCTTCTGTTGCCATGGAG GCCTTTCCCCGGACCTCCAGTCCATGGAGCAGGTGAGACGGGTCATGCGTCCCACCGACGTGCCCGACCAGGGCCTCCTCTGCGACCTGCTGTGGGCCGACCCGGACAAAGACGTGCTGGGCTGGGGCGAGAACGACCGCGGCGTCTCCTTCACCTTCGGCGCAGACGTGGTCACCAAGTTCCTCCACAGACACGACATGGACCTGATCTGTCGAGCCCATCAG GTGGTCGAGGACGGCTACGAGTTCTTTGCTAAAAGGCAGCTGGTGACGCTCTTCTCTGCCCCAAACTACTGCGGCGAGTTTGACAACGCAGGCGCCATGATGAGCGTAGACGAGACCCTCATGTGTTCATTCCAG ATCCTGAAACCGGCAGACAAGAAGCTGTTCTACGGCGGCGGAGGCGGCATGGGCTCCGGCCGCCCCGTCACTCCCCCCAGGAAAGCTAAGAAATGA